Proteins from a single region of Strix aluco isolate bStrAlu1 chromosome 5, bStrAlu1.hap1, whole genome shotgun sequence:
- the MIURF gene encoding mitochondrial ribosome and complex I assembly factor AltMIEF1 — translation MAAWSREAVLTLYRALLRQGRGLRYTDRDFYLAFIRREFRKNRGLQQLEDKERQLEKGQAFLQSKLGGLV, via the coding sequence atggcagcgtggtctcgggagGCTGTCCTGACCCTCTATCGGGCCCTGCTGCGCCAGGGCCGCGGGCTGCGCTACACTGACCGGGATTTCTACCTTGCTTTCATCCGCCGCGAGTTCCGCAAAAATCGGGGACTGCAGCAGCTAGAGGACAAGGAAAGGCAGTTGGAGAAGGGGCAAGCTTTCCTACAGAGCAAACTTGGGGGCCTGGTTTAA